In one Canis lupus dingo isolate Sandy chromosome 16, ASM325472v2, whole genome shotgun sequence genomic region, the following are encoded:
- the HELT gene encoding hairy and enhancer of split-related protein HELT isoform X2, whose translation MSDRLKERKRTPVSHKVIEKRRRDRINRCLNELGKTVPMALAKQSSGKLEKAEILEMTVQYLRALHSADFPRGREKELLAEFANYFHYGYHECMKNLVHYLTTVERMETKDTKYARILAFLQSKARLGAEPAFQPLGSLPEPDFSHQLHPAGPELAAHSPGEASVFPQGAAPGPFPWPHGPARSPALPYLPSAPVPLPSPAQPHSPFLAPVQGLDRHYLNLIGHAHPNALNLHPPQHPPVL comes from the exons ATGTCAGACAGGCTCAAGGAACGCAAA AGAACCCCTGTTTCCCACAAAGTCATAGAAAAGCGGAGGAGGGACCGGATTAACCGCTGCTTGAACGAGCTGGGCAAGACGGTGCCCATGGCGCTGGCGAAGCAG AGTTCCGGGAAGCTGGAGAAGGCGGAGATCCTCGAGATGACCGTCCAGTACCTGAGAGCCCTGCACTCCGCCGATTTTCCCCGGGGAAGGGAAAAAG AGCTGCTAGCCGAGTTCGCCAACTACTTCCACTACGGCTACCACGAGTGCATGAAGAACCTGGTGCACTACCTCACCACCGTGGAGCGGATGGAGACCAAGGACACCAAGTACGCGCGCATCCTCGCCTTCCTGCAGTCCAAGGCCCGCTTGGGCGCCGAGCCCGCCTTCCAGCCGCTGGGTTCGCTCCCGGAGCCGGATTTCTCCCATCAGCTGCACCCGGCGGGGCCCGAGCTCGCGGCCCACAGCCCCGGGGAGGCCTCCGTGTTCCCGCAGGGCGCCGCCCCCGGGCCCTTCCCCTGGCCGCACGGCCCGGCCCGCAGCCCGGCGCTGCCCTACCTGCCCAGCGCGCCCGTGCCGCTCCCGAGCCCCGCGCAGCCGCACAGCCCCTTCCTGGCGCCCGTGCAGGGGCTGGACCGCCACTACCTGAACCTGATCGGCCACGCCCACCCCAACGCCCTCAACCTGCACCCGCCCCAGCACCCCCCGGTGCTCTGA
- the HELT gene encoding hairy and enhancer of split-related protein HELT isoform X1, with the protein MSDRLKERKRTPVSHKVIEKRRRDRINRCLNELGKTVPMALAKQSSGKLEKAEILEMTVQYLRALHSADFPRGREKAELLAEFANYFHYGYHECMKNLVHYLTTVERMETKDTKYARILAFLQSKARLGAEPAFQPLGSLPEPDFSHQLHPAGPELAAHSPGEASVFPQGAAPGPFPWPHGPARSPALPYLPSAPVPLPSPAQPHSPFLAPVQGLDRHYLNLIGHAHPNALNLHPPQHPPVL; encoded by the exons ATGTCAGACAGGCTCAAGGAACGCAAA AGAACCCCTGTTTCCCACAAAGTCATAGAAAAGCGGAGGAGGGACCGGATTAACCGCTGCTTGAACGAGCTGGGCAAGACGGTGCCCATGGCGCTGGCGAAGCAG AGTTCCGGGAAGCTGGAGAAGGCGGAGATCCTCGAGATGACCGTCCAGTACCTGAGAGCCCTGCACTCCGCCGATTTTCCCCGGGGAAGGGAAAAAG CAGAGCTGCTAGCCGAGTTCGCCAACTACTTCCACTACGGCTACCACGAGTGCATGAAGAACCTGGTGCACTACCTCACCACCGTGGAGCGGATGGAGACCAAGGACACCAAGTACGCGCGCATCCTCGCCTTCCTGCAGTCCAAGGCCCGCTTGGGCGCCGAGCCCGCCTTCCAGCCGCTGGGTTCGCTCCCGGAGCCGGATTTCTCCCATCAGCTGCACCCGGCGGGGCCCGAGCTCGCGGCCCACAGCCCCGGGGAGGCCTCCGTGTTCCCGCAGGGCGCCGCCCCCGGGCCCTTCCCCTGGCCGCACGGCCCGGCCCGCAGCCCGGCGCTGCCCTACCTGCCCAGCGCGCCCGTGCCGCTCCCGAGCCCCGCGCAGCCGCACAGCCCCTTCCTGGCGCCCGTGCAGGGGCTGGACCGCCACTACCTGAACCTGATCGGCCACGCCCACCCCAACGCCCTCAACCTGCACCCGCCCCAGCACCCCCCGGTGCTCTGA